DNA sequence from the Rhizoctonia solani chromosome 10, complete sequence genome:
TCGGAGAGAGCGCGGGCTCCGGTGGAGTCAGAAAGGTGAGGTAGTGGGATTCAAGTTTGTGGGGGATTCAATGCTCGAAACTGCACGCTCATGTGTGACTTGTGATACTATTTTGTTAAACGACCGGTCACTAGTCCCGAAACGAGGATTTTCTAGGGGATTCGATTGAAAGGCCAAAACACGAAGAGGGTAGGAAGACCTCTTGAAGTTTAAGTCACGTTGTTTGGTTAATTTTATCGAATCGAAAACTCAACGTAGTCTGTGAAAAGAGGTTTAATAAACATGATATATCTTCCACCAATGCCACGTAACACGCATAATGCCGTGTGGAGATGCATACTAAGCCGGTGACGTGCTCGTACAATGTAACTATCGTATCTATCCAGGTTGGAATTGAGGGTGAAATTTAACAAACAATTACTCCGTCAGTCGGTTGTATTTGGCAAAATTTCTCATTCATAACGGCTCACGATTAAGCACCCCAGTATTATTGTACCTAATAAATATACTCCTTTCTGTGCCTATCTGGTGACGAACACGTAAACTCAGCACAATGTATTCACACAAAATGTTCCATACGATTACAAGCTTAAAGACCAGAATAGTCAGTAGCAGAGATGGGTTGTAGCGTTGACCCTATCACGCCAAAATAACGACCTCAACCCCTACCCCCGGCGTGCGCGTTCTCGCCAGATTGTCCTGGTATCTGTGAATAGGCTGAATCACGCTtaataaaaaaaaatggCTTGATCTATCGCTCACCTGCGACATGAGATATTCAACCCGGTCCATTTTTGCTTGAAGGCTGGCAATCTCTGCGTGCTACTGTGAAAGTTGGGCCTTCAGGAGCTTATGTTGATTGTATAGGTCAGTGGGAGTTTCATCTATTTCGCTAGGGAAGCTGGCCATATCTTTCGCCGTTTCTTGTTGACGAATGTCTCTGTAACGTTGAATGAGAAGGCCACGGAGCTCCATGATTTCTTGCTTTGCACTGGTCAACTCCTCCCGTAATTGAGTCATCTCTCTATTCTGGTTGGTCACTTTATCTCGGATTTCAACCAATTCATCGTTCCCAAAACCGTCGCTGTTCATAATCTGTATGAAAGCTGAATTCACTTGCGCAAATCGTCACTGCTTACCCTAGGCGCTCTAACCCCCAAATCCTATgggtcatgtttgtaccaTCAAGATTATAGATATGAATCTGTGAGCAAATATGCATCAGTTTGAGAAGACTGACTTTGACTCTGAGTAACGACAGCTCACTAAGGTTCCATTTTGGCGCGAGCATCCATAAAGGTTGAGAATTCGATTTTTGTCTGCAATCTGGATACTGATAGGAACAATTCAAGGGTCTGGAAATGTGACGCTCATGACTTGTTTCATACTTACAGATAATTATTATCATACTTCAAGAACAACCACGTAGTTGGGTATCGACTTGCGTAGACCAATCCGCCATTGTTGGTATCACACACAGCTAAGTAGGTGCCGTAACGTCGATTTTGCAGTTGATAGCCATGACCCGATCGTTGCAAAAACCACTTGATCCTCTGAGCACCCTTGAATATTAAACAGGATTGAGCTCACATACCTGTTGGTTTTCTCCTCCGTGCTTTCCCCATGCGACTATTCCGGCTGGATCATGATAAGACATTTGAATGGCGGTCCCTGCAGTTGGATTAAAGATACGATATGTTCCAGGCTTTAAGTCCTCGTCAGGCGGGTGCGGTGAATTATATATATCTTGCCCCATTATGTATAGCTATATATTTGGATCGGGTAAAATGTAAAGAGATCTTATTCCGTTGCAATCTGGATGGTGGCTACCACAAATCCCTTCACCAATACCACATGATTATGAGCCCTAATAGCCGACCGGCGCTTCTAGGCAGCAGTGTGGGGTCATCGTCCAGTTTTGCGACCGAGACTCTCCGATCATGCCGAGTCGTGGACTGACATTATTTGCCTTCGTACCGTATTTTCATATTGATCATAGTATTACTATATGGCATTTACGCGCCTTGTCCTTTCCTTCCATACTATAGTTACACAATGCGGGTCATTTTGCTCGCAGCAGAGTTGACTTTACCTGGGGTTTCTGTGATTTCCGTTCACCCGCACGATTGATATATTCATACAATCTGGCTTGGCTGCTCACACAGCTCGTTCCGTAGAGCAACCTCTCGTACCCCTATCCTTTTCGTCCTCCGGTCCCGGTATTCTGTGTTTCCCTGCTTTAGCCATATTGCCCCTCGTCCACTGACCGGCATAACACCAAGTCCCCGTTTATCAGCTCTATAGAGAATATGCTTCGTTTATTTTACCTTCCGGGTACTGTAGGTTACAGTCAACTCTCTCGACTCGCAAGTTGATGGTGTAAGTTTCGCGCTAGAACTGAATTTACCTTACACCCTATTTGGGTCCAAGCAATTCAATCGCTGTCAATCAATAATTACTAATTTTATTGCATTTGtaaatatatacatgtaCACTAGTACTTGACGAGTCTTTCAGAATAAGTAACTTGTTTTTGGCCCACTATAGAAGACTGTGGAAAAATTCGTCCGTATCACAGGCCTGGGTGCCGCATAGATCGGGCTGCGCTTTTTGTAAACTCAATCAGGTGCTTATGTGGGTTACTGTGTCCTTCAAGACAGCAGTGATATATAATTTATAACCTTGGTATGAGGTGGATGATGATTTGTCATCCTCGGAACCGCTACCTTGGATCTTTGATTTTCGCTCCACACACAATCGTTCCTGGGAGATTTGCGGTTCTTCTATCACGCTACTCAACAATCTATTGGTCTCGTGTATGGCACATTTGAAAGGTTAGGATGGCAGACTCCAGGTTATAGATCGAGGCTCGAGTAGAGCCAACAACGGGCTCCAGTTCCTCCCTCGCCGCACTTGGTCCGAACTCATTTGACCTGCGCGGCTCTTACAAAACGCTTGGTGCAAACGATCGATCTGTCGCTCCTGACTTGTCAGCGTCTGTCAACCACATTGCCTTTGGATCTTGAGGGGGTCGAAAGCTTTGAGTCTCCCACATTACGACACGAAGAATGCCTCGAATCGTTCTCAACGAGTCATTCGAGAAACCGAAACGTTATGGAGGCATTATCACTGCACTTGCATTTCTAACTTTGGGTGTGAGCTCATTATTGCCATGGAACGGTTAGTAGTTTCTGTAGTCGAATTTTCCCCAATCCTAATTATAGGTGGTGTCAAGCCCTGATCATCGCCCTACCGTTCTTCCTGCAGAAGCTCGAGGGTACGAGCCTTCATGATACATTCGCCTCTTGGATAAGTTTTCTATTCAATGGAGTTGGTCTGTTATCAATCGCCTTGATGACTTGGCTAGGTGACCAGGTACTGACTCACTTAGTTTATTATTTGTCAGATGGCCAGCCACTTACGCGACCTTGTTTAGTTTATCGGACCATTAACCTGCACACTGTCGATGGTCACCATAATAATCGTATTCGGATTCCTTGCGGTCGTCCCCTTTTTAGATGTTCCGGTCGTCTCATTTTTCGGTGCAGTCATCGTCGCAAGCGGTCTGCTCGCCGTGGCCGGCGGGTTCCTTCAGACAGCAACGATGACGCTTGCTCCAGTGTATGGCCCTTCAGCTATCACATATTACATGTCTGGTTGCGCTCTTTCGGCCGTCGGCGTTTCTGCCTTACAGGTGTTTACTGCTTACACCTCGAATAATATCGAGCTACCAAATATGGACTCTCCCTCGTGGAGTGCAACGGTCTGCTACGCGACCTCGGTGCTACTTGTGACCATCTCATTGATTTCATTCCATATCTTGGCTACCAATACCCCCGAACTTAAATTATCCAGCTCCAAAGATTATTCCGGCCTACCTGTCTCCGAAAATACTAGATTAATAGAATGCCCTGTTGACCCAACAGCCATTTCTCGGAAAACCAGGGCAACTGAAACATTCACCAGATCGGGCTTTGGGCGTAATTTCGCTGTATTTTTTGCTGGGATCATCACCTTGGTACGTCATTACTTATATTCAGCGCCCACGCGTAATTAACTCAAATACAATATACCAGGGCGTGTTCCCAGCCATAACTACTCGGATAGAGCCATATAACACTCGGACCAATCCTCTTGTGTTTAACGCACTCCACTTCCTTGTGTTTAATATCGCGGATTTGATCGGAAGAGCCATGGTCTCGATAAAATTTCTTCCTTCAGGCGATACGACCCTCGTAGCATACTCCTCATGCGGGTCGTATTTATTCCTACCTTCATGATGTGCAACGTAGCCGGTCACTGGCCAGTTTTCATTACGTCAGATATAGCTTATATGCTCATTCTGTTCGTGTTTGGTGTAACTTGTGGGCACCTCACCACACTCGCGCTTCTCTCCGCATCCGAGGGCCACGATCCTGAAAGAGGTGGAAAGGAGACACGAATAACGCAATTCTGGATGATGTCAGGGTTCGTAGTAGGCGGTATCGCGAGCTTTGGTATTAGTGCAGCTTTATAGATCCCCCGAGCATTTTGTAGGCATTCTGCGGGCTGTAGTGTATATATTCTGTATTATATTCAATTATGTGAACAAGGTTACAGATAGCTCAATAAGCACTCAGTCACGACGCAACGGACTAATCATACCGACGGACTCCCAGTCCTAGTTCCATTCCAGTC
Encoded proteins:
- a CDS encoding ricin-type beta-trefoil lectin domain protein, translating into MGQDIYNSPHPPDEDLKPGTYRIFNPTAGTAIQMSYHDPAGIVAWGKHGGENQQGAQRIKWFLQRSGHGYQLQNRRYGTYLAVCDTNNGGLVYASRYPTTWLFLKYDNNYLIQIADKNRILNLYGCSRQNGTLIHIYNLDGTNMTHRIWGLERLGDGFGNDELVEIRDKVTNQNREMTQLREELTSAKQEIMELRGLLIQRYRDIRQQETAKDMASFPSEIDETPTDLYNQHKLLKAQLSQ
- a CDS encoding Nucleoside transporter, which translates into the protein MPRIVLNESFEKPKRYGGIITALAFLTLGVSSLLPWNALIIALPFFLQKLEGTSLHDTFASWISFLFNGVGLLSIALMTWLGDQFIGPLTCTLSMVTIIIVFGFLAVVPFLDVPVVSFFGAVIVASGLLAVAGGFLQTATMTLAPVYGPSAITYYMSGCALSAVGVSALQVFTAYTSNNIELPNMDSPSWSATVCYATSVLLVTISLISFHILATNTPELKLSSSKDYSGLPVSENTRLIECPVDPTAISRKTRATETFTRSGFGRNFAVFFAGIITLGVFPAITTRIEPYNTRTNPLVFNALHFLVRYDPRSILLMRVVFIPTFMMCNVAGHWPVFITSDIAYMLILFVFGVTCGHLTTLALLSASEGHDPERGGKETRITQFWMMSGFVVGGIASFGISAAL